Part of the Juglans regia cultivar Chandler chromosome 14, Walnut 2.0, whole genome shotgun sequence genome, TCAATGGAGCTTAAACCCAACAGATTTTGCTAATCCAGTTTAAATCTCAGTGGACGCTATACAACTATGAGTACGTGATTGATGGAATGAGCACTCTAGTTTTAATCGGTGGGAAATTCATACCAAATGTGTGGCCAAAGTTGGTCCATATTTCAGCACGAATGGACTGTTCACTCTCAGCAATACCAATCACCTCAACATGACTCATAGGAGAGACATCCGGCAGTCCTTTTATAATCAATTGACGTTCGTCTGTAGATTTTCCTGTCGTGATTTCACCATCAGATTGAATAACTTGAACCACTGTCCGAACCTTCCTTCCTACATACATGCGCAACAACTCTGCGTTGACGAGAACTGCAGGGTTTGATGTATCCATATCCTGAAAAGTGACCACCACAGTAAATGGACATCACATCTGTAGGTTTGAATTGGTAGTAATCATACTTCAAAGTTCCAAAAGGAATCGTCGGACTGAGCAATTAACTAGAA contains:
- the LOC109007378 gene encoding replication protein A 14 kDa subunit B-like, whose amino-acid sequence is MDTSNPAVLVNAELLRMYVGRKVRTVVQVIQSDGEITTGKSTDERQLIIKGLPDVSPMSHVEVIGIAESEQSIRAEIWTNFGHTFDTQSYNQLCQLANGEFIGLFM